The following is a genomic window from Neodiprion virginianus isolate iyNeoVirg1 chromosome 1, iyNeoVirg1.1, whole genome shotgun sequence.
CGATTTTTCCTTCTTTGGTCGGAATAGTGCCGAGTAATTTACCGATTGAGATAAGTGACTGGATAAATTCGTACTCCGGAGCTAGTCGAGGTGCCTACAAATAATTTCGacttaaataaatattcatttttctatatCATCAATATTACTACATGATAAAGTATCGTTGTGCGTATTGCAAGCTTACACTTGTGTCAATAAAAGGCTGTTATATCGTGACACTGGAGTGAATGTGAGGTAAAACGATATTAATCGAATCAACTGAATATACTTACGCCACAGAAGCAATCAGTTTTTTGACCACGCAAGTCATTGACTATACCCTGACATGAATCGAAACAGGTACAGCCATTATCGAATGCTCGTCCAGAACTCAGATCTCCCAAGCTCACTTTGTTTATTAACCCTAAAAATGgagggttgtttttttttttttttttatgaaaactCAGCTTAGGAGTTCAGTTAATCGCATATTTGTCTACGCGTTTTGAGCTgtaggaaatattttaaacttaCCGGAATGACTGCGACGAAGAGCTTGGAAAAGTCCAGTAGCGTCGGACTGCGATCTTTGAtgagtttttttatttggtgAAGTGACAAATTGTATGGATGGCAGTGGCGGCGGTAAAGGAACATGTTGACCAGAAACACGCTGCCGCCGACTGACTTCGTTTTCTTTTGGCCTACAGATTTCAATAAAGTTGAATGACGACAGCTATCGACATCTCCGTACCTAAATTGTTATGCCCAGCGAAAAGTACGcagatattatatttttcaatgtgaACTCACCTAAGCTCGTCCGACAGAATAAGATTCTTCAATTTTGTTCCGTGAGACTTCTTTTTGGAGGAAAGGTGAGCATCTGAGCTATACGCATCCAGTAGCCACGCACACTTCAACGAGAAGTCTGCTGACCGTCTACACCTATCAAATTCCATAATGTTGATGTTGCAAAACGACAATATTGAACAATTCATAtactttcaataaaatatatttcctcAAGTATTTACCTATGGACAAGATATGGGTGGATAACTTCTGCAACATCGTGCATTTGTATGTACATTGAAACGAGCTGcggtaaataaaaatccacCTCGTTATCAGGGAAACTGAACAATTTGTTACCTGGAAATGTAATTAGAACAAATGTTTACTATGGTAAGAAAAGCACAGCACTTATcaatatgaaaaagaaattaactTAGATGAATTTTTGGGACATCAAAAGTTTCCTACACTTGTTTACTGTTTCGAAATATCAGTGGTTGACATTTAGATTTCTCAGAATTAGCCTATCATAATAAAGTGAAAGTAAAAGTGCCAGTCATAAAGCAAGAACcgcattatttattcaaatcttcAGAAACTGGTAGGACTGCTCTAAAAagaagtaatttgaaaattcgtcaaaaatattacagttGAATGATTTGTTGCtaaaaaatatgattgaaGTTGGAAACATTATTGTAAAGATGgatgtttaggaaaaattgttactttGCAACTTTAGGATTTTCCAGAATTTGGCAAATTAAGCAAAAAATACTCATATGAGTATTCATGAATCCTTCTTCAGAGTCATTCTAAAAATGCAATATGgtcatattttttccccaataGTGGGTACATTAATGTTATCAACTCAAGACTCTCATTAAGAAACTATTACGAAGCACAATTCTCTGAAAACTTTATTCcttcaaaaaactttttcctttttgctATCTCGCACCTATCCATCTAGCTCTTCTCTTTATGCAGAAAACATTTACAGAGTTGTTTGTTTATCTGGTTACCATAAACAATGTTCAATGAAGATGCTAATGAAATCTCGTTACTAccatttattttaattaaaacttCTTTCCAATCATGAATACGTATGCGTTAAATTATAAGTAAAATAACATCGTTTCTCTAATAGAGAGATAAGAACGAAAAAAAGCTATTTTTGATACAGACCGTTTTAAGACCGGTTAAACGTAATCAACAAACAGTGACTCACCCAAGTAGCTCTGCACTCCAGGCTCCTTGGAATTGAAGAGATAAGAAATGGCCATAGACATGTCAAATACTTGGCTCTCAAATAACCTCAGCAAGCATCCTTTAGAAGATTTTGGTTGGGCCAAAGTCTCTTGCCTACAGACTTCAAGCTGTCTCTTGGTCAGTTTAGTCTCTGGTTGACCTGTGCCGCAGCACAAAGTGATCGCAGCATCAGCCAGATCATTTTGCAAAGCGTTGACATGGAGGGTATGTCTGCATACAACTTGACCACTATCATTGTTTTTCACAGAGTCTTTGGAGGAACAATCACCGCAGCATAATTCTTTGGAAGTAAAATCTCCCTGCCGGCGGTCTCTAACATCTTTGGAGTTCAAATTTTTGGGTTCACTGTCGTCAAAACTGTCCGCAACAtcgtcgtcctcctcctcttcccgACCGTTACAAACTTCTTTAGTTAAACAATCACTAGGCACTAGTTCGACACAAGAATTTGACACAGCACTCATATCCCCATCCACAACGTCGACACTGTCCAAATCACCAGCTTGCGAACGTGCAGAGTCCAAACTCTCTCTACTGTGCAAATGTTCCACGCTGGATTCCCTCGTTGTCGCATTAGCCGTATCGCTGGCACCGCTTTCCGAACCGCACAAAATACCAGAGTCGTCAGATCCAAGACTTGCAAGGTCTTCGCGTTCTCTGTTGTGCCCCTTTATCGACGGAACGACGATCGTCGACGGAGTAGGATTTGCCTCGCATTCGGGACTCGGAGTTACGTCGACTTCTGGAATTCTTTGAAGAGCCGAATCCAGGCTACGATTTCTGTGATGCATCGTTAGTGTAGCCGATGTGGCCTGAGGTACCGGCGGCAAAAGGATTCCCATAGATCTGGattaaaagagaaaatgaaaacatttaGGTTTCGTCACGCCGACAACTAAACTTCgctgaaaaacgaaaaagcaCAAATTTTACCTGAAGTCGAGGCTGAGGTTCCTTTGGTGCGTACTGAGTCTGTTTCGCACGCTAATCGGTGGGTTAGGCCTGCCGTGCACGGGAGGAACATTGTAACCGGTTAATTTTTGCCTCTTGACATGTGCCACAGTCTCCAGGCGGGTCAAACCACCGTTGGATCCAGTTACAGCAGCTATTTCGCTCATGCTAACATATGACGAGCAACGGCTCAGCCAACAGTCATCTAAAGCTCATTTTGCCACTATACCTAGGAAAATAAAGCACAGTTGTTACAAAACTGTCTACAGAGTTTTCTCAGGTATGTCGTCAGTgtcgttttgttttcttatccGCCCTTTGATTTCTGTTTTTAAACTCGACAACATTCGAggcgataatttttcatttgcttcAGAAATAATActttcaattgaaattctgTTATATTACTATGCTAAGTTCCCTTCATCGTTGTGTATCAATGTTAGACAGTTGACacgataaaaaatagaaatatttgttaattaaGTTTATCAATAATCACATTAGTTTGGTTAGTTAAGAAATATCACTTGTGCttcgataataatttaatacaaATGTTATTCTTAATTaaccgattattttttaaccatcCTGGGTGATAATTGATGGTGGAAAAATTCTCAGGCCACACCTAATGTCATATATTACAAATGTTTTACGAACGTAAGAGTTCCACTGAACTAAAGATCAAAGAATTCGTAACGCTGAAAAACACGATTTGACATTTGTGAACACATACTGGATACATAAAACAGCCACAAATGATTTACAAACTAGCGAGAGTCAAACGCAACCCGAATGATCgggaaaatgaattttagGTTCAAAATCAATCATAAACATCAAATAAGTGTTTAACGGGCATTTGAGacattgtttttaattttactccGTATTGCAGATATGCTCTAACGTTGAAGAACGCGGTAGTGGTAAATCGCGTAGgaaaaatgagagagagagagagagagagagagagagagagagagagggagagagatagTCGAAAGATAGTTGTGCGACCATTTGGACGATATACAAATAATCCGGTATATTTACGGACTGCTAGAAAGGATCAAGAAACGAAATTTAACGTTTGGCTGACAAGTGTAGAATGTGAAAGTAACGAGGATACTGGACTAAATCTAGGCTACACGGCATTCCTTGCGTGGTGTTTCGCCTCGGTCTTCCAACATCCCGAAGGCAATGGGTGTGCCGGTGTTGACAATTAAATTCCACCCTACGGAGGTCAGGCAGGCAGGCGAAGGGTTTGGCGTCCCTTGGCAATGCCGTAGTACGCGTAAACCGTAGTAtaatacacatacatacacggtATACACACGTACGCGCGTGCATgcgtacgtatatgtatactacgGAGGTATAAAATGCCTACCTTGTTTATCGGAAGCAAGGTTGTCCGTCAATCAGGAGAGCATCATCATCCGGAGCGTAGTGATAAAATGCGAAGAGAATGTGTATCCGAACGGAGTaa
Proteins encoded in this region:
- the LOC124304006 gene encoding phosphatidylinositol 4-kinase beta encodes the protein MSEIAAVTGSNGGLTRLETVAHVKRQKLTGYNVPPVHGRPNPPISVRNRLSTHQRNLSLDFRSMGILLPPVPQATSATLTMHHRNRSLDSALQRIPEVDVTPSPECEANPTPSTIVVPSIKGHNREREDLASLGSDDSGILCGSESGASDTANATTRESSVEHLHSRESLDSARSQAGDLDSVDVVDGDMSAVSNSCVELVPSDCLTKEVCNGREEEEDDDVADSFDDSEPKNLNSKDVRDRRQGDFTSKELCCGDCSSKDSVKNNDSGQVVCRHTLHVNALQNDLADAAITLCCGTGQPETKLTKRQLEVCRQETLAQPKSSKGCLLRLFESQVFDMSMAISYLFNSKEPGVQSYLGNKLFSFPDNEVDFYLPQLVSMYIQMHDVAEVIHPYLVHRCRRSADFSLKCAWLLDAYSSDAHLSSKKKSHGTKLKNLILSDELRPKENEVSRRQRVSGQHVPLPPPLPSIQFVTSPNKKTHQRSQSDATGLFQALRRSHSGLINKVSLGDLSSGRAFDNGCTCFDSCQGIVNDLRGQKTDCFCGAPRLAPEYEFIQSLISIGKLLGTIPTKEGKIVQLAAELNAINLNLPARVWIPLYSSVPHHIVRVPSQSAAILNSKDRAPYIIYVEVLEVEDIHTSPVPPKIMGSSLRHTKSEENLTADEQTNVTNSSNITSAEAQTSTLSTLRQSGVDVNNTTAQASVNATFNSTEDDPNDCWSQEDEEISEQYLQLRKPVDRDTISQLSQESSDSREPNFIPGDIKRRLSQMASTPSSTFNYDREDPSAAALKEPWDLKQRRIRATSPYGHFASWQLLAVIVKYGDDFRQELLASQLLSMLQKIWQEEHVPLWVRPYNILCLSDDSGFIEPILNTVSVHQVKKHCQLTLLQYFEREFGPRTSEGFLTAQRNFVESCAAYCLVSYLIQVKDRHNGNILLHSDGHLIHIDFGFMLSASPRNIGFETSPFKLTPEFVEVMGGDRSDMFNYFKILILQGLVAARKHMDKILSLVEIMRSGSQLPCFRSGAATVQGLKNRFHLSLTEDQLRRHVEDLVKGSIGSWSTKLYDHFQYFTNGTL